In the genome of Gorilla gorilla gorilla isolate KB3781 chromosome 22, NHGRI_mGorGor1-v2.1_pri, whole genome shotgun sequence, the window GGGGACGGCGTGCTCGGGGAGCCTAATCTTCCACCCAGCACAGCCCGAAACGGCGGAGGCCGCGCGCTGGGCCCAGGCCGGCCTGGCCACTGTCCCGCCCCGGGGTCGCCGGTGCCGCAACGCTCCGTTAGCGACGATGTGGAGGCCCGGGCGCGCGGAGCTGCGTGGGGGAAGGAAACGGCGCCCCTGGCGCCGGCCCAGCCCCCACGCTCACCGTCTCGCCCCAGGACCCCGAGGCCCGCGCTGCCCTCTGGCCCCTCGGAAGGACTGGAGGCGCAAGCACAGGCTGCTGCCGCGATACTCCGCGCTGCGCACCGCGGGCAGAAAACGCCGCGGACCGCCTTCCGGTTCGCTCAGCACTACCGGGTTCCGCCCCGCCCGCTGCGATCCGGTTCCGCTCCCCCCAGCCCGCTCTGTGGCGGGGCTTCCGGTCGGGCGGGTCCGCCCGCTCTCGTGCCCTTTGCCGGGTCCAGACACCGGTACGTCCGGGCGGGTTTTTAGTCTCCCAAGCGAGAGCGTCGCATTCACCCCCGTGGGTCTGCGGGCGCCCCAGACCCCAGAGGACCCGGCCCCCAACGCTTACCTGTCCCCTCTCCTGTCCCTCCCCCATTCCAGCCCTTCCTCTCCCCAGCCGTtgcccctccccgcaccccgccGCGTCCGCGCGCCTCTCTCCGCGCGCACCGCCAACCCGCCCCCTTTTCTCTGGGAACCGCTCCTTCCGCTCCGCCCGCCTGGAGTCCTTCTGGCCTGATTCCGCGGCGTCCTTCCATAGACCCTCGTTGTTGCTTCCTCCTTGTGGTAAATGTAAATTCCCTTAAGATTTTCAATCAGTTCCACCAAATAAAGTGATCTGAttgcgtgtgcatgtgtatttttaCAGACTGTATTATCACTTGTACTGATTGGTCTTCTCTTACACTTTAACCCCAGGTTCCGttgcaaacatttttaaagggctGGTTATTCTTCGTGAAATGAGTTTGGTGATTAGAAATCTGCAGCGAGTCATCCCCATCAGGAGAGCGCCACTTCGCAGTAAGATCGAGATTGTAAGGAGGATTTTAGGAGTGCAGAAATTTGACCTGGGGATCATCTGTGTTGACAACAAGAATATTCAGCACATTAATAGAATCTACAGAGATAGAAATGTCCCAACCGAtgtgctttcttttccatttcatgaggtaaaaaaaaaaaaaaaaaaaagtgttcctcTTCTTGTCTAGCCCATCTTCCCAGAGTAAATTTCctgtcgttttgttttgttttgttttttaattgagacggagtcttgctctgtcacccaggctggagtgcagtggtgcgatctcggctcactgcaacctcccttcctggttcaagtgattcttttgcctcagcctccccagtaggtgggaccacagatgctggccaccacacctggctaattttttttttttcagtatttttagtagagacgggggttttaccatgttggccaggctgctcctgaactcctgatctcaggtgatctgcctgcctcggcttcccagagtgttgggattacaggcgtgagccacagcacccggcctcaatttcatatattaattatattataggCTAGGCTCCGTGGT includes:
- the YBEY gene encoding endoribonuclease YbeY isoform X1; amino-acid sequence: MWRPGRAELRGGRKRRPWRRPSPHAHRLAPGPRGPRCPLAPRKDWRRKHRLLPRYSALRTAGRKRRGPPSGSLSTTGFRPARCDPVPLPPARSVAGLPVGRVRPLSCPLPGPDTGSVANIFKGLVILREMSLVIRNLQRVIPIRRAPLRSKIEIVRRILGVQKFDLGIICVDNKNIQHINRIYRDRNVPTDVLSFPFHEHLKAGEFPQPDFPDDYNLGDIFLGVEYIFHQCKENEDYNDVLTVTATHGLCHLLGFTHGSEAEWQQMFQKEKAVLEELGRRTGTRLQPLTRGLFGGS